In one Nitrospira sp. CR1.1 genomic region, the following are encoded:
- a CDS encoding c-type cytochrome, which yields MVCSLRVYLRMRYLFVSLMLLAGLSAGCVESKDARGGAPAATTHPEPAGLDALFSHPSPDSIPGGQRGEQIRLGYELVVHTQQFAAPYVGNGLTCANCHLDAGLDPNSASYVGLSRVYPEYRARAGRVLTLADRINECFERNLNGKAIPQESHKLQAIVAYIEWLSKDVPSGSRMAWRGIPSLPSTKPPDPLNGGKVFASRCAFCHGVGGQGTMAAPPVWGANSYSIGSEMVRVPVAASFIKSNMPRTRGWALSDQDAYDVAAYINSQPRPDFAGRGSDWPTGDKPADAP from the coding sequence GTGGTATGTAGTTTGCGAGTCTATCTACGTATGCGATATCTGTTCGTCAGCCTCATGTTGCTCGCCGGGTTGAGTGCAGGCTGCGTCGAGTCGAAGGACGCACGAGGCGGCGCGCCAGCGGCTACGACTCACCCCGAACCAGCCGGGCTCGATGCCCTGTTCAGCCATCCTTCCCCCGATTCCATTCCCGGCGGACAGCGCGGCGAACAAATCCGCTTGGGATATGAACTGGTCGTTCATACGCAGCAATTCGCCGCACCCTACGTTGGCAACGGGCTCACCTGCGCCAATTGCCATTTGGATGCGGGGCTCGACCCGAATTCGGCCTCCTACGTCGGCCTCTCGCGGGTTTATCCGGAATACCGGGCCAGGGCCGGGAGAGTCCTGACGCTGGCGGACCGTATCAACGAATGTTTTGAGCGGAATTTGAACGGGAAAGCGATTCCGCAGGAGAGCCACAAACTCCAGGCGATTGTCGCGTACATCGAATGGTTGTCGAAGGATGTGCCGTCGGGGAGCCGGATGGCGTGGCGCGGGATTCCGTCTTTGCCGTCGACCAAACCGCCTGATCCCCTGAATGGAGGGAAGGTATTCGCCTCGCGCTGCGCGTTCTGTCACGGCGTCGGCGGTCAGGGCACCATGGCGGCGCCTCCCGTCTGGGGCGCAAACTCGTACAGTATCGGCTCGGAAATGGTCCGTGTGCCGGTGGCCGCCTCCTTCATCAAATCGAACATGCCACGCACTCGAGGGTGGGCGCTGTCGGATCAAGATGCCTACGATGTTGCCGCCTACATCAACTCGCAACCGCGGCCGGATTTCGCAGGGAGGGGCAGCGATTGGCCTACGGGAGACAAGCCGGCAGATGCGCCTTAA
- a CDS encoding c-type cytochrome, producing the protein MPPFLQTSPWGTVMRTMAYPGVMMWVVLGVIPISLAASGKGNPATGQKLYRESCQNCHGPGGKGDSDMAAYLSPAPANLTAKATQEKTDAQLRKVIQEGRPGTAMTGYAAAFDEDKLNDMIAYIRSLKP; encoded by the coding sequence ATGCCGCCGTTTCTCCAAACTTCACCGTGGGGAACCGTTATGCGAACAATGGCCTATCCGGGCGTCATGATGTGGGTGGTGCTGGGAGTGATCCCGATCAGTCTGGCTGCTTCCGGCAAGGGGAATCCAGCAACGGGGCAGAAGCTGTATCGCGAGAGTTGTCAGAATTGTCATGGACCGGGGGGAAAAGGCGATAGTGACATGGCCGCCTACCTCTCGCCGGCGCCGGCCAATCTCACAGCCAAGGCGACACAGGAGAAAACGGATGCGCAATTGCGCAAGGTCATTCAGGAGGGACGTCCAGGGACGGCCATGACTGGTTATGCCGCGGCCTTCGACGAGGACAAGTTGAACGATATGATTGCCTACATTCGCTCGCTCAAGCCATGA
- a CDS encoding c-type cytochrome has translation MSSRLYNWLDRRLNLKPVQRTLLDEPIPGGASWIYVFGSVTLFLFVLQAATGMFLALYYAPTPDHAYDSVRFIETEIFLGWLVRGLHHWGASSMVVAIGLHMLQTFLYGAYKAPREVMWMVGVILFLIVMTFAFTGYLLPWDQTAYWATQIGINMVGTVPLIGDFASRVLRGGEILGALTLSRFFAIHVLFLPAILIAGIAAHLFVLRRVGPAGPWTDDRASLGAETFAPRQVYMDAVVIAGVFLVVVALAFSIPLPLTDKANPSDTSFVPVPEWYFLFYYELLKYVHGPLEPVATWVLPLCVILIMLFWPFIDRNPVRNPIRRPVALASGLLFLLVVFGLLGISITHLYAVPRTNPAVAQGRAVYAQFGCAGCHRIHGEGGAVAPDLSTVGDTRPDRDWHLKHFRDPKSVSPGSFMPKFPLTDQQLNDLTSYMLSLKRAT, from the coding sequence ATGTCTTCTCGCCTCTACAATTGGCTCGATCGCCGCCTGAATCTGAAACCGGTTCAGCGCACCTTGCTGGATGAGCCGATTCCGGGCGGGGCCAGCTGGATCTATGTGTTCGGTTCGGTGACGCTGTTCCTGTTCGTCCTCCAAGCCGCCACAGGTATGTTCCTCGCGCTGTATTATGCGCCCACCCCCGACCACGCCTACGACAGCGTTCGATTTATCGAAACCGAGATCTTCCTGGGATGGTTGGTGCGTGGCCTTCACCATTGGGGCGCATCGTCGATGGTCGTCGCGATCGGTCTCCACATGCTCCAAACCTTTCTCTATGGCGCTTATAAAGCCCCGCGTGAAGTCATGTGGATGGTTGGGGTGATCCTCTTTCTGATCGTGATGACCTTCGCGTTCACCGGCTACCTCCTGCCGTGGGATCAAACGGCTTATTGGGCCACCCAGATCGGGATTAATATGGTGGGCACCGTTCCCCTCATCGGGGACTTTGCCTCTCGTGTTCTGCGCGGCGGCGAAATCCTGGGCGCGCTGACGCTCTCGCGATTTTTTGCGATTCATGTGCTGTTCCTGCCCGCGATCCTCATCGCGGGGATTGCCGCGCACCTGTTCGTCCTGCGGCGAGTAGGGCCGGCAGGGCCCTGGACCGACGATCGAGCGTCATTGGGCGCCGAGACCTTTGCCCCGCGGCAGGTCTACATGGACGCCGTCGTGATCGCCGGCGTATTTCTGGTTGTTGTGGCACTGGCGTTCAGCATTCCCTTACCCCTCACCGACAAGGCGAACCCCTCCGACACGAGTTTTGTGCCGGTTCCCGAATGGTACTTTCTGTTTTATTACGAATTGCTCAAGTATGTGCATGGACCGTTGGAACCGGTGGCGACCTGGGTGCTGCCGCTCTGTGTGATCCTGATCATGTTGTTCTGGCCGTTTATCGATCGGAATCCGGTGCGAAATCCCATTCGGCGGCCTGTGGCGCTCGCGAGCGGCCTGCTGTTCCTCCTTGTCGTCTTCGGGCTGCTGGGCATTTCGATCACACATCTGTATGCGGTACCGAGAACCAATCCGGCTGTGGCGCAGGGCCGTGCCGTCTATGCGCAGTTTGGTTGTGCTGGCTGCCATCGGATTCATGGAGAGGGAGGGGCCGTGGCGCCTGACCTGTCTACGGTAGGGGATACGAGGCCTGATCGGGACTGGCACCTGAAACATTTTCGGGACCCGAAGTCCGTGTCGCCCGGGTCGTTTATGCCGAAGTTCCCTCTGACCGATCAGCAGCTCAATGACCTGACGAGTTACATGTTGAGTTTGAAACGTGCGACCTGA
- a CDS encoding Rieske 2Fe-2S domain-containing protein, whose amino-acid sequence MSHSDENTSSGGEGFSTPVGSRRTFFQWVTAAAAAVVAVGLAVPLLGSLVSPAFMRRRQEWVDIGPIDALSAGRPTQLDHVTTVRDGWLEAKSEKAVWAVKQSQGDIKVFSPICTHLGCGYRWDETERKFLCPCHGSSYDINGLVLGGPAPRPLDVLPSKVQDGRLLVMYKDFKSGLSRSVEV is encoded by the coding sequence GTGAGTCATTCAGACGAAAACACGAGCAGTGGCGGGGAAGGATTTTCGACGCCGGTTGGGTCGCGTCGGACATTTTTTCAATGGGTGACCGCGGCGGCGGCGGCCGTGGTGGCCGTAGGGTTGGCCGTTCCGCTCCTTGGCTCGTTGGTGTCCCCAGCGTTCATGCGGAGACGACAGGAATGGGTCGACATCGGTCCGATCGATGCCTTGTCGGCTGGACGCCCCACGCAATTGGACCATGTGACGACCGTGCGCGATGGCTGGCTGGAAGCGAAATCCGAGAAGGCGGTGTGGGCGGTCAAACAGTCGCAGGGCGACATCAAGGTATTTTCGCCGATCTGTACCCATTTGGGCTGCGGGTATCGCTGGGACGAGACAGAACGCAAGTTCCTGTGTCCGTGTCACGGGAGCTCCTACGACATCAATGGTCTCGTCCTCGGAGGGCCGGCGCCGCGTCCGTTGGATGTCTTGCCGTCGAAGGTGCAGGATGGCCGCCTCCTGGTTATGTATAAAGACTTCAAATCGGGACTTTCACGCAGCGTAGAAGTGTAA
- a CDS encoding CBS domain-containing protein: MMPKMVREGIPAGGFKTVGQIVGTNQTLVNRNQNAMEVAADLLATHTPGAPVVDDAGQYVGFISEFDFLKALDSNVDLNQVTVDQIMIKQRIIVTANTSIDEAVRIMEEKHLLNLPVERDGAIVYTLTRHDLLRARIGLGLDIES, translated from the coding sequence ATGATGCCCAAGATGGTGAGAGAGGGTATACCGGCAGGCGGTTTTAAGACTGTCGGACAGATTGTGGGAACGAACCAAACACTCGTGAATCGTAACCAAAACGCGATGGAAGTCGCGGCTGATTTGCTGGCGACTCATACGCCCGGGGCGCCTGTGGTCGATGACGCGGGGCAATATGTCGGGTTCATCAGTGAATTCGATTTTTTGAAAGCGCTCGACTCGAATGTGGATCTGAATCAGGTGACCGTGGACCAGATCATGATCAAGCAGCGGATCATCGTGACGGCGAATACCTCGATTGATGAGGCGGTTCGGATCATGGAAGAAAAGCACCTGCTCAATCTTCCCGTCGAACGGGACGGCGCCATCGTCTATACGCTGACCCGGCACGATTTGCTGCGCGCCAGAATTGGTCTGGGATTGGACATCGAGAGCTAG
- a CDS encoding DUF2892 domain-containing protein, translated as MACNVGGIERPVRIVLGVLLIGIGAVAGLPPIGTGVTLAVGTIALVTGAIGYCPVWTLFGVNTCHIEAGKKL; from the coding sequence ATGGCCTGCAATGTCGGTGGTATTGAGCGGCCGGTCCGGATTGTCCTGGGTGTCCTGTTGATCGGTATTGGAGCCGTTGCCGGGCTTCCGCCTATTGGTACGGGAGTGACCCTGGCGGTAGGAACCATCGCGTTGGTGACGGGAGCGATCGGATATTGTCCGGTGTGGACGCTGTTCGGCGTCAACACCTGCCACATCGAAGCGGGCAAAAAACTCTGA
- a CDS encoding c-type cytochrome, with protein MNLRAGVIGVLPLLLFSAMAGGVYAGNGGASKGKMLYANLCIRCHGVEGKGNGAMTFTPPVADLTAPSAQAKLDATLLKTIHDGRRDTAMGAWKFVLSEEEMREVTAYLRQLGSGAGRGAP; from the coding sequence ATGAATCTACGAGCCGGAGTGATTGGTGTTTTGCCACTGCTCCTCTTCTCGGCGATGGCGGGCGGCGTGTATGCGGGCAACGGGGGTGCCAGCAAAGGGAAGATGCTCTATGCCAATCTCTGCATCCGTTGCCATGGTGTGGAAGGGAAAGGGAACGGCGCGATGACGTTCACGCCGCCTGTTGCTGATCTCACCGCTCCCTCCGCGCAAGCCAAGTTGGATGCGACCTTGTTAAAAACGATTCACGATGGGCGCAGGGACACGGCAATGGGGGCCTGGAAGTTTGTGTTATCCGAAGAGGAAATGCGCGAGGTGACGGCCTATCTGCGGCAGTTGGGCAGTGGGGCTGGCCGGGGGGCTCCCTAA
- a CDS encoding OsmC family peroxiredoxin, with protein MEARSKVYTYRTAVKWTEQKKGTITSEGKPEIQVATPPEFKGHAGIWSPEDLYVAAANICLMTTFLAVAERGGLAFTAYHCDAEGRLELVDGKFQVTVITLRPHITLSSGGDAARARELIEKAEANCLISNSMKTRITLEPTIV; from the coding sequence ATGGAAGCTCGCAGTAAGGTGTATACGTATCGAACGGCGGTCAAATGGACTGAGCAGAAGAAAGGGACGATCACCAGCGAGGGCAAGCCTGAGATTCAGGTCGCGACACCTCCTGAATTCAAAGGGCATGCAGGAATCTGGTCGCCGGAGGATTTGTACGTGGCGGCGGCCAACATCTGCCTCATGACCACGTTTCTGGCCGTTGCGGAGCGCGGCGGCCTGGCGTTCACCGCATATCACTGTGACGCGGAAGGTCGCCTGGAACTCGTGGATGGAAAGTTTCAGGTCACGGTGATTACTTTGCGACCCCACATCACACTTTCCTCAGGAGGTGATGCCGCAAGAGCCAGGGAACTGATCGAAAAAGCGGAAGCCAACTGCCTGATCTCCAATTCGATGAAAACACGCATCACCCTGGAGCCCACGATCGTGTGA
- a CDS encoding nucleoside diphosphate kinase regulator, translated as MNSQSIAMTALDLSRLRDVLKARTSIGRDRDHLASLAHELDRAHIVDPSAIPHDVVTMNSQVRIEDVDTGQESVYTVVFPSDASLPEKKISVLAPIGTALLGSRAGEMVDWPVPAGRRTVRIKDVLYQPEAAGDYHL; from the coding sequence ATGAATTCCCAGAGTATTGCTATGACTGCCCTCGACCTGTCTCGCCTGAGAGATGTGCTGAAGGCCCGCACGAGCATCGGTCGGGATCGGGACCATTTGGCGAGCCTGGCGCATGAGCTTGATCGTGCGCATATCGTGGACCCGTCCGCCATTCCTCATGACGTGGTGACCATGAATTCACAAGTCAGGATCGAGGATGTGGATACCGGCCAGGAAAGCGTTTATACGGTGGTGTTTCCTTCGGATGCCAGCCTCCCTGAGAAGAAAATTTCGGTGCTCGCGCCGATCGGAACCGCCTTGTTGGGTTCGCGGGCAGGTGAGATGGTCGATTGGCCGGTGCCGGCGGGCAGGCGAACCGTGCGCATCAAGGATGTCCTGTACCAACCCGAGGCTGCAGGCGACTACCATCTGTAG
- a CDS encoding HAMP domain-containing protein — translation MSSFRAQFRLYTVALIAALLGGFNVAVYTGFHSLLQQYVDGRLFGFADTLAELIEQRPELLTRSDHEIVVPRGAQVADDRMKELREVSHSVHILGLDGTVVWQGSAVVPRPSVEEGVLARGKRGEVVYETVEMDSGALVRRVFVPIRQQADVRYLLQAEESLAFFRRTHRSLMGLLMLGSVAVLVTSWFGSGWLARKVLGPVEALSRTAESISVSALRSRVNLNAPFEEFERLAQAFNAMLDRLQRASESQRRFTDYAAHEMKTPLTVMQGNLEVALQRSRSADDYRDVLVSNLEQVQRLIVLTRSLLTLARFAGERPPVELSVLTLQPLLKELIDDLTPVAEDRRLTLVLEEEPVQPVLGDAERLKQVFINLLDNALRYTDPGGTVALCLSGAQNHVHVAIRDTGQGIAREHLPHLFEPFYRTDPARARDSGGHGLGLPLVKEIVEAHHGAIAVESEVGKGSVFMLTFPAIHA, via the coding sequence ATGAGCAGCTTTCGCGCCCAGTTCCGGTTGTATACGGTGGCCTTGATCGCGGCCTTGCTGGGCGGATTCAACGTGGCCGTCTACACAGGATTTCATAGTCTGCTGCAGCAATACGTGGACGGCCGATTGTTCGGCTTCGCTGATACCCTGGCCGAGTTGATCGAGCAACGACCGGAACTTCTGACGCGGTCTGACCATGAGATCGTGGTCCCGCGCGGCGCGCAAGTGGCCGACGACCGGATGAAGGAACTCCGCGAGGTCTCGCACTCCGTCCATATCCTGGGCCTCGATGGCACGGTCGTCTGGCAGGGCAGCGCCGTGGTGCCAAGACCGTCGGTGGAGGAGGGGGTGCTGGCGCGGGGCAAACGGGGCGAAGTGGTGTATGAGACGGTCGAGATGGACTCGGGGGCGTTGGTGCGACGGGTGTTTGTTCCGATCCGGCAGCAGGCCGATGTGCGATACCTGCTGCAGGCCGAAGAATCCCTGGCGTTTTTTCGCAGAACCCATCGGAGTCTTATGGGGTTGCTCATGCTCGGATCGGTCGCCGTCCTGGTCACATCCTGGTTCGGCAGCGGTTGGCTGGCCCGGAAAGTGCTCGGTCCGGTGGAAGCCTTGAGTCGCACCGCTGAGAGTATTTCCGTGTCGGCCCTGCGCTCGCGAGTCAATCTGAATGCGCCGTTTGAAGAATTCGAGCGGCTGGCCCAGGCATTTAATGCCATGCTGGACCGGTTGCAGCGGGCCTCCGAGAGCCAGCGACGCTTTACCGATTATGCCGCGCATGAGATGAAAACCCCGCTGACAGTGATGCAGGGCAACCTCGAAGTTGCGTTGCAGCGCTCGCGATCGGCCGACGACTATCGTGACGTACTGGTTTCGAATCTCGAACAAGTGCAACGCCTCATCGTCCTGACCCGTTCGCTGCTGACGCTCGCCCGATTTGCCGGCGAGCGGCCGCCGGTAGAGCTGTCGGTCCTGACGCTCCAGCCGCTGCTGAAAGAATTGATCGATGACCTCACTCCGGTCGCGGAGGATCGGCGGCTGACATTGGTGCTGGAAGAAGAACCGGTGCAGCCGGTGTTGGGTGATGCCGAACGGCTCAAGCAGGTCTTCATCAATCTGCTGGATAACGCCTTGCGGTACACCGATCCGGGAGGCACCGTGGCGTTATGCCTCAGCGGCGCGCAAAATCACGTGCATGTCGCGATTCGAGACACCGGGCAGGGAATTGCCCGCGAACACCTGCCGCATCTCTTTGAACCTTTTTACCGGACCGACCCGGCTCGCGCCAGGGATTCAGGCGGGCATGGTCTCGGCCTCCCCCTCGTGAAAGAAATTGTGGAGGCTCACCATGGCGCCATCGCCGTGGAGAGCGAAGTGGGCAAGGGGTCGGTCTTCATGTTGACGTTCCCCGCCATCCACGCATAG
- a CDS encoding response regulator has protein sequence MRILVIEDDADLAQFLRKGLEEERHTVEMAADGETGFMLAADDSYDLLIVDVMLPKVDGLALCRRLRERGNRCPILLLTARDSVEDKVAGLDAGADDYLTKPFAFTELVARIRALLRRGGPHIGSRLKAHDLEMDPASRRVWRGGKEIALTSKEFSLLEFLLRNRDIVLTRTAILERVWGLNYDPMTNVVDVYIRSLRVKIDRDFALPLIATVRGVGYKLEASE, from the coding sequence ATGCGAATTCTGGTCATCGAAGACGACGCCGATCTGGCGCAATTCCTTCGTAAGGGACTGGAAGAGGAGCGGCATACGGTGGAGATGGCCGCCGACGGCGAAACAGGATTCATGTTGGCCGCGGATGACAGTTACGATCTGTTGATCGTGGACGTGATGTTGCCCAAGGTGGACGGGTTGGCCCTGTGCCGGCGACTTCGTGAACGCGGGAACCGTTGTCCGATTCTTTTGCTGACCGCGCGCGATTCGGTGGAGGATAAGGTCGCCGGCCTGGATGCCGGTGCGGATGATTATTTGACGAAACCGTTTGCGTTTACGGAGCTGGTCGCACGCATCAGAGCTCTGCTGCGGCGAGGGGGGCCGCATATCGGCAGCCGTCTGAAGGCTCACGATCTCGAGATGGACCCGGCCTCCCGACGGGTGTGGCGGGGCGGGAAGGAAATTGCGCTCACGAGCAAAGAATTTTCCCTGTTGGAATTTCTTCTGCGGAACCGCGATATCGTGCTCACCCGCACGGCGATTCTGGAGCGTGTGTGGGGATTGAACTATGATCCGATGACGAATGTGGTGGATGTGTACATCCGCTCCTTGCGCGTCAAGATCGACCGGGATTTCGCCCTGCCGTTGATCGCCACGGTGCGCGGGGTGGGCTACAAGCTGGAGGCGAGTGAATGA
- the glgP gene encoding alpha-glucan family phosphorylase codes for MIHSHSHTRVVYFSMEIGLSPVMPTYAGGLGVLAGDTIRSAADLGVPMVGVTLLHRRGYFYQRLDRAGWQSEEPVAWTINDFAEPLEPRVSVEIEGRVVQIRAWRYPVTGMSCHTVPVYLLDTDLPDNSPWDRTITDSLYGGDAHYRLCQEMVLGFGGFAMLQALGHDHVDRYHLNEGHAALLVLALIEAEIGAQPRNGEVPPEVIEKVRERCVFTTHTPVPAGHDQFSAELARRILGQRRCDLLQACQHQSALNMTLLALRGSRYINGVAMRHGEVSHSLYPGYPIHSITNGVHAVAWAAPAFQNLYDRHLPDWRYDHLSLRYAISISETEIWSAHREAKLALVDEVNRETNAGFDRDVFTIGFARRATAYKRGMLLFRDVERLQRLGKQVGPIQFVFAGKAHPQDQDGKEMIRRIHAMRGQLSVAYLANYDMTLARLLCAGVDVWLNTPLPPMEASGTSGMKAAMNGVPSLSVLDGWWVEGHIEGVTGWSIGEKVETCASPPEQMEACHAAALYDKLEQHVLPCFYKDRDRFIDIMKHAIAINGAFFNTQRMVGQYLRNAYRLVDQAGSGA; via the coding sequence ATGATCCATTCACACAGCCATACGCGGGTGGTCTATTTTTCGATGGAGATCGGCCTCAGTCCCGTCATGCCCACCTATGCCGGAGGATTGGGCGTGCTGGCAGGCGACACGATCCGCAGCGCCGCCGACCTGGGCGTGCCGATGGTCGGAGTGACGCTGTTGCATCGGCGCGGATATTTCTACCAACGTCTCGATCGAGCGGGATGGCAGTCGGAAGAGCCGGTGGCCTGGACGATCAATGATTTTGCCGAGCCGTTGGAACCGCGCGTGTCCGTCGAGATCGAGGGGCGAGTGGTGCAAATCCGTGCCTGGCGCTATCCCGTCACCGGCATGTCCTGCCATACCGTTCCCGTCTACTTGCTCGACACGGATCTTCCGGACAACAGCCCCTGGGACAGGACCATCACGGATTCGCTCTACGGGGGCGATGCGCACTATCGATTGTGTCAGGAAATGGTGCTCGGGTTCGGCGGGTTTGCGATGTTGCAAGCTCTGGGGCACGACCACGTCGATCGCTACCACCTCAACGAAGGGCATGCAGCCTTGCTGGTACTGGCCTTGATCGAAGCCGAGATCGGCGCCCAGCCGCGAAACGGAGAAGTGCCTCCGGAAGTGATCGAGAAAGTGCGGGAGCGCTGCGTGTTCACTACCCATACGCCGGTGCCGGCCGGCCACGATCAATTCTCCGCCGAGCTGGCGCGCCGGATATTGGGGCAACGCCGCTGCGACCTGCTCCAGGCCTGCCAACATCAAAGCGCGTTGAACATGACGTTGCTGGCCCTGCGCGGCTCGCGATATATCAACGGCGTGGCCATGCGGCATGGCGAGGTGTCCCATTCCCTGTATCCCGGCTACCCGATCCATTCGATTACGAACGGAGTGCATGCCGTCGCCTGGGCGGCCCCGGCTTTTCAGAATCTGTACGACCGCCACCTGCCTGACTGGCGGTACGACCACCTCTCGCTTCGTTACGCCATCAGTATTTCCGAGACGGAAATTTGGAGCGCCCATCGGGAGGCCAAACTGGCGTTGGTCGATGAGGTCAATCGCGAGACCAACGCCGGTTTCGATCGGGATGTGTTCACGATCGGCTTCGCTCGGCGGGCCACCGCGTACAAGCGGGGGATGTTGTTGTTTCGCGATGTCGAACGGTTGCAGCGCTTGGGAAAACAGGTGGGCCCGATCCAATTCGTCTTCGCGGGCAAGGCGCATCCGCAGGACCAGGACGGGAAGGAGATGATCCGGCGCATTCATGCCATGCGCGGGCAACTCTCGGTGGCGTATCTGGCCAATTACGATATGACATTGGCCAGGTTGTTGTGCGCGGGCGTCGACGTGTGGCTGAACACGCCGCTCCCGCCGATGGAAGCGTCAGGCACCAGCGGAATGAAGGCGGCGATGAACGGCGTTCCGAGCCTGAGTGTTCTGGATGGCTGGTGGGTCGAGGGGCATATCGAAGGGGTGACCGGCTGGTCGATCGGGGAGAAAGTCGAAACCTGCGCCTCCCCGCCGGAACAGATGGAGGCCTGCCATGCCGCCGCTCTGTATGACAAACTCGAACAGCACGTCCTGCCCTGCTTCTACAAGGATCGGGACAGATTCATCGACATCATGAAGCACGCGATTGCGATCAACGGGGCGTTTTTCAACACGCAGCGCATGGTCGGACAATACCTGCGCAATGCCTATCGATTGGTGGATCAGGCCGGCAGTGGAGCATAG
- a CDS encoding MCE family protein: MEPKVNYIVVGAFVLLLGATVLGAVLWLGKTDYRGVYDRYVVYTRESVAGLGVDSTVKYRGVDVGRVKEVILNPENSEEVRILLDIVGGTPVKTDTQAVLVTQGLTGLVTLNLTGGTRDAPPLMPVAGQMHPVIQSVPSLFGRLDGALAKLLADQGLANLAANLNGLAQNASLVLDEENRARFGQILKDVAEVTKVLAARSGQVDRGAQHAAEAAERTARLTEHLGTQVPALLDRMGKSAAALQQMTAEVARTSREVGETVVASKPGIEQFSRETLADAGLLVSELRQLTATMNRVAQQVERQPNVLVLGRQGQRKGPGE, translated from the coding sequence ATGGAACCGAAGGTCAACTATATCGTCGTCGGCGCATTCGTCCTCTTGCTGGGCGCCACGGTGCTCGGCGCGGTTCTCTGGCTGGGAAAGACGGATTACCGCGGCGTCTATGACCGGTATGTTGTCTATACGAGGGAATCCGTCGCCGGACTCGGCGTCGATTCGACCGTGAAGTATCGCGGAGTGGACGTCGGGCGGGTGAAGGAAGTCATTCTCAATCCCGAGAATTCCGAAGAGGTTCGAATTCTACTGGACATTGTCGGCGGCACGCCTGTCAAAACGGATACCCAAGCAGTTCTGGTGACGCAAGGACTCACGGGATTGGTCACGCTCAATCTGACAGGAGGAACGAGAGACGCGCCGCCGTTGATGCCCGTTGCGGGACAGATGCATCCGGTCATCCAGAGCGTTCCCTCCTTGTTCGGCCGTCTGGACGGGGCGCTGGCCAAACTCTTGGCGGACCAGGGACTGGCGAATCTGGCGGCCAATTTGAATGGCCTCGCACAGAATGCGTCTCTCGTCTTGGATGAAGAGAATCGCGCGCGCTTCGGGCAGATCCTGAAAGACGTGGCAGAGGTCACGAAGGTGCTGGCGGCCCGGAGCGGTCAGGTGGACCGCGGAGCGCAGCACGCAGCGGAGGCGGCCGAGCGGACCGCACGCCTGACGGAGCACCTGGGAACACAGGTGCCGGCGCTCCTGGATCGCATGGGCAAAAGCGCCGCCGCGCTGCAACAGATGACGGCGGAGGTGGCGCGAACGAGCCGTGAAGTCGGGGAGACGGTCGTTGCCAGCAAGCCGGGTATTGAGCAATTCTCCCGGGAGACGCTGGCAGACGCAGGGCTTCTGGTCAGTGAATTACGGCAACTCACGGCCACGATGAATCGAGTGGCGCAACAAGTCGAACGTCAGCCGAATGTGTTGGTGCTCGGCCGACAGGGGCAGCGCAAGGGACCTGGCGAATAG